The genomic DNA CACCGATTCGCGGCCGAGGGCTGGAATCTTGTCATCACCGGCCGCAGGGCCGAACGGCTTGAGGACATCAAGGCGGAGCTCGCACCCGCCAAGGTACATACCCTGGCCTTCGACGTGCGCGACCGCGAAGCGTGCGAGCAGGCCGTGAAGTCCCTGCCCGACGAGTTCGCGGCCATCGACGTCCTGGTCAACAACGCGGGCCTGGCCCTTGGACTGGAACCCGCCCAGGCGTGCAACCTGGACGACTGGGAATCCATGATCGACACCAACATCAAGGGCCTGACCTACATGACCCGCGCCATCCTGCCCGGCATGGTTGAACGCGACCGGGGACACGTGGTCAACCTCGGTTCCGTGGCCGGAACCTACCCCTATCCGGGCGGCAACTGCTACGGCGGCACCAAGGCCTTCGTGAACCACTTTTCCAAGAACCTGCGCGCCGACCTCCTCGGCACCAAGGTCCGCGTGACCAACATCGAACCCGGCCTGTGCGAAACCGAGTTCTCAGTGGTTCGCTTCAAGGGCGACAAGGCCGCAGCCGACAAAGTCTACGAGGGCACCCAACCCATCACGCCCGAAGACATCGCCGAATGCGTCTTCTGGACCACCAACCTGCCCGCACACGTCAACATCAACTCCCTCGAAGTCATGCCTGTTCAACAGGCATTCTCCCCCTTTGCCATTTCCAGGGACAAATAGGCGCCTCCGGCGGCCGGGGGAAGGATGCTTTGCCAGAGAGTGAATCCGTTCACGGAGAAGGGGGGCCAGTCATGGTCGGCGGCGCGGTCTAGGACCGCTTTCCGATCGGCGATGCGGGGTTTGCGCACTCTGCCGAGGGTGAGGTGCGGCCGGAACCGTTTCTTTTCGCGGGGGATGGAGACGGCGTACAGTTTGTCTTCGATGACCCGGGCCAGAGCCGCGCTTTCCTTGGCTCCCTGGTCGAGCCCAAGCCAAAGAGTCTTTGGGCGTTTGGCGTCGGGGAACGCTCCGGCGGCACCTGCCCGCATGGTGAAGGCAGGGAAGTCGATGGCGGACAGGGCGTTTTGGATGGCCGGGATGCGTGCTTCGTCGGTTTCGCCGAGGAACTTGAGCGTCAGGTGCCAGGTTGTGGGCCTGGACCAGTTGATGCTGGTATCGGTAAGTTCGGAAATGCTCTTTATAAGAGGGGAAAGCTGTTGTCGGTAAGTGCCCGGTAGCCTCATGCCGATGAACAGCCTTGGCACGTTAGCTGTCCTTTTTATTTAGTGCCTGGCCGAAGATGGCCAGATCGCCGAGGACGTCGGCCATGGCCGCGCTCAGCGGCTCGGGCAGCCGGTCGTTCCCGGCTATTTCCAGCAGCCGGTCGGGATCGATGCCGTTTCGTTCGGCCAGTTCGCGCAGTTCGTCGAGGGTGGTTTCATCCATGGGACGAACATAGATGACATCGGCCGGGCAGGCAACGTGGAGGATGTGAATCTCTTGGGCGCCCCTGTCGTCCGATAAGTTTGCGGTTTCAAAAAAAAGGCCCCGCTCCGAACTTTGGAGCGGGGCCTTTCATTTTGGTCAGAAGGCTAGATGTCGTAGCCGAATGAGTCCACCACCAGTTTGGTTCGGGCCTTGGAAGCGGCCATGCGGGCTTCCAGGTCTTTGGCGTACTGGTCGAGGTCCAGCTCGACCTGGGCCACGCCGGTGTCCATGGCGGCCTTGGCCACGGCCGGGGCGAGCCAGGTCAGGACGCGCGGGTCCAGCGGCTTGGGGATGATGTAGTCGATGCCGTATTCGAGCTTGTCCACGCCGAACGCCTCGCAGATTTCCTTGGAGACCGGCTCCTTGGCCAGACGGGCCAGGGCGTCGGCGGCGGCGAGCTTCATCTCCTCGTTGATGGTGGTGGCGCGGCAGTCGAGCGCGCCCCGGAAGATGAACGGGAAGCCGAGCACGTTGTTCACCTGGTTGGGGAAATCGGACCGGCCGGTGCCCATGATGATGTCGGGGCGCACTTCCTTGACGTCCGGGTAGGGAATCTCGGGATCGGGGTTGGCGCAGGCGAAGATGATGGCGTTTTCGGCCATGGTCTTGACCATGTCCTG from Pseudodesulfovibrio thermohalotolerans includes the following:
- a CDS encoding SDR family oxidoreductase gives rise to the protein MAKTILITGATAGFGQAMAHRFAAEGWNLVITGRRAERLEDIKAELAPAKVHTLAFDVRDREACEQAVKSLPDEFAAIDVLVNNAGLALGLEPAQACNLDDWESMIDTNIKGLTYMTRAILPGMVERDRGHVVNLGSVAGTYPYPGGNCYGGTKAFVNHFSKNLRADLLGTKVRVTNIEPGLCETEFSVVRFKGDKAAADKVYEGTQPITPEDIAECVFWTTNLPAHVNINSLEVMPVQQAFSPFAISRDK
- the thpR gene encoding RNA 2',3'-cyclic phosphodiesterase — translated: MPRLFIGMRLPGTYRQQLSPLIKSISELTDTSINWSRPTTWHLTLKFLGETDEARIPAIQNALSAIDFPAFTMRAGAAGAFPDAKRPKTLWLGLDQGAKESAALARVIEDKLYAVSIPREKKRFRPHLTLGRVRKPRIADRKAVLDRAADHDWPPFSVNGFTLWQSILPPAAGGAYLSLEMAKGENAC